The following are encoded in a window of Anopheles stephensi strain Indian chromosome X, UCI_ANSTEP_V1.0, whole genome shotgun sequence genomic DNA:
- the LOC118511265 gene encoding proton-coupled amino acid transporter-like protein CG1139 isoform X1 — protein sequence MYYQRIHSLQKRTLSENVPNKAWTMPVAISVEDYCGPPGVYRARQLDIVNHFPPYNGNAVAENGGQKHASGQPEPSVELQHMAADMRYHVRHHHHRERPGHDYAEDVITTQGVQPHHKTSYAETMMHLFKGNIGTGCYAMGDAFKNGGLVLATVLTLFIGFVCVHCQHVLLNCAEQMQARKREEDAKEQTHGTIATVEANNGKPLEVKPTSKVPPVSEPLDFADTVALCFAYGPPSVRPWATAMKNAVNIFICVTQLGFCCIYFVFISSNFKQIADRYGIELDVHVHMALLVVPIVLTSIITKLKFLSYCSLAANVFMTLGIGITFYYASQELPSLAERNLIGRLDQLPLFYGTAIFAFEGIALVLPLQNEMKHPADFGKPCGVLNIGSSFIILLFTTFGFFGYWQWGEAVQGSLTLNLPDNEILAESVKIMIATGVLLGYALQFFVAIMIMWPMVESRVELASRHPVRCEMVFRVIMVLVTFLIAECVPNLGAFISLIGAFCSSSLALMFPPLIELIVAWTNGKLTVWLVLKNVVILLLALLGFATGTYESMSALAKDF from the exons AAAACGTCCCCAATAAAGCGTGGACGATGCCGGTGGCAATTTCCGTTGAGGATTACTGTGGTCCACCGGGTGTGTACCGCGCACGCCAACTTGACATCGTCAACCATTTCCCACCGTACAATGGAAACGCGGTGGCGGAAAACGGTGGTCAGAAACACGCTTCGGGACAACCGGAACCATCAGTGGAACTGCAGCATATGGCGGCGGACATGCGATATCACGtacgccaccatcatcaccgtgAACGGCCCGGCCATGACTATGCGGAGGACGTGATCACGACGCAGGGCGTCCAGCCGCACCACAAGACCAGCTACGCCGAAACGATGATGCACCTGTTCAAGGGAAACATCGGTACCGGTTGCTACGCGATGGGCGATGCGTTCAAGAACGGTGGACTGGTGCTGGCCACCGTACTGACCCTGTTCATCGGGTTCGTCTGCGTGCACTGCCAGCATGTGCTGTTGAACTGTGCCGAGCAGATGCAGGCCCGAAAACGGGAAGAGGACGCAAAGGAGCAAACGCACGGGACGATCGCCACGGTGGAAGCGAACAATGGCAAACCGTTGGAGGTGAAGCCTACGTCCAAGGTACCGCCGGTGTCGGAACCGCTCGACTTTGCCGATACGGTAGCACTCTGCTTCGCGTACGGTCCACCATCCGTCCGACCGTGGGCAACGGCGATGAAGAACGCGGTTAACATCTTTATCTGCGTGACACAGCTCGGCTTCTGCTGCATCTACTTCGTATTCATCAGCTCGAACTTCAAGCAGATCGCCGACCGGTACGGGATCGAGCTGGACGTGCACGTCCACATGGCGCTGCTCGTGGTACCGATCGTGCTGACCTCAATCATCACCAAGCTGAAGTTCCTGTCGTACTGTTCGCTCGCCGCCAACGTCTTCATGACGCTCGGCATCGGCATCACGTTCTACTACGCCTCCCAAGAGCTTCCCTCACTCGCGGAACGCAACCTCATCGGACGACTCGACCAGCTGCCCCTGTTCTACGGTACCGCCATCTTCGCCTTCGAAGGGATTGCGCTTGTGCTGCCACTGCAGAACGAGATGAAACATCCGGCCGACTTTGGCAAACCGTGCGGTGTGCTGAACATCGGCAGCTCCTTCATCATTTTGCTGTTCACCACGTTCGGATTCTTCGGCTACTGGCAGTGGGGTGAAGCTGTCCAGGGCAGTCTCACCCTGAACCTGCCAGATAATGAGAT ACTGGCGGAGAGTGTGAAGATCATGATTGCTACTGGCGTTCTGCTCGGTTATGCGCTGCAGTTCTTCGTCGCGATCATGATCATGTGGCCGATGGTGGAAAGTCGTGTTGAGCTCGCTAGTCGACATCCCGTACGCTGTGAGATGGTGTTCCGTGTCATTATGGTGCTGGTAACTT TCCTGATTGCGGAGTGTGTCCCAAACCTTGGTGCCTTCATCTCCCTTATCGGTGCCTTCTGCTCGTCCTCGCTGGCTCTCATGTTTCCGCCCCTGATCGAGCTGATCGTTGCCTGGACGAATGGGAAGTTGACCGTGTGGTTGGTGCTGAAAAATGTCGTCATTCTGCTGTTGGCTTTGCTCGGCTTTGCTACCGGAACGTACGAAAGCATGTCTGCGCTTGCCAAAGATTTTTAA
- the LOC118511265 gene encoding proton-coupled amino acid transporter-like protein CG1139 isoform X2, translating to MPVAISVEDYCGPPGVYRARQLDIVNHFPPYNGNAVAENGGQKHASGQPEPSVELQHMAADMRYHVRHHHHRERPGHDYAEDVITTQGVQPHHKTSYAETMMHLFKGNIGTGCYAMGDAFKNGGLVLATVLTLFIGFVCVHCQHVLLNCAEQMQARKREEDAKEQTHGTIATVEANNGKPLEVKPTSKVPPVSEPLDFADTVALCFAYGPPSVRPWATAMKNAVNIFICVTQLGFCCIYFVFISSNFKQIADRYGIELDVHVHMALLVVPIVLTSIITKLKFLSYCSLAANVFMTLGIGITFYYASQELPSLAERNLIGRLDQLPLFYGTAIFAFEGIALVLPLQNEMKHPADFGKPCGVLNIGSSFIILLFTTFGFFGYWQWGEAVQGSLTLNLPDNEILAESVKIMIATGVLLGYALQFFVAIMIMWPMVESRVELASRHPVRCEMVFRVIMVLVTFLIAECVPNLGAFISLIGAFCSSSLALMFPPLIELIVAWTNGKLTVWLVLKNVVILLLALLGFATGTYESMSALAKDF from the exons ATGCCGGTGGCAATTTCCGTTGAGGATTACTGTGGTCCACCGGGTGTGTACCGCGCACGCCAACTTGACATCGTCAACCATTTCCCACCGTACAATGGAAACGCGGTGGCGGAAAACGGTGGTCAGAAACACGCTTCGGGACAACCGGAACCATCAGTGGAACTGCAGCATATGGCGGCGGACATGCGATATCACGtacgccaccatcatcaccgtgAACGGCCCGGCCATGACTATGCGGAGGACGTGATCACGACGCAGGGCGTCCAGCCGCACCACAAGACCAGCTACGCCGAAACGATGATGCACCTGTTCAAGGGAAACATCGGTACCGGTTGCTACGCGATGGGCGATGCGTTCAAGAACGGTGGACTGGTGCTGGCCACCGTACTGACCCTGTTCATCGGGTTCGTCTGCGTGCACTGCCAGCATGTGCTGTTGAACTGTGCCGAGCAGATGCAGGCCCGAAAACGGGAAGAGGACGCAAAGGAGCAAACGCACGGGACGATCGCCACGGTGGAAGCGAACAATGGCAAACCGTTGGAGGTGAAGCCTACGTCCAAGGTACCGCCGGTGTCGGAACCGCTCGACTTTGCCGATACGGTAGCACTCTGCTTCGCGTACGGTCCACCATCCGTCCGACCGTGGGCAACGGCGATGAAGAACGCGGTTAACATCTTTATCTGCGTGACACAGCTCGGCTTCTGCTGCATCTACTTCGTATTCATCAGCTCGAACTTCAAGCAGATCGCCGACCGGTACGGGATCGAGCTGGACGTGCACGTCCACATGGCGCTGCTCGTGGTACCGATCGTGCTGACCTCAATCATCACCAAGCTGAAGTTCCTGTCGTACTGTTCGCTCGCCGCCAACGTCTTCATGACGCTCGGCATCGGCATCACGTTCTACTACGCCTCCCAAGAGCTTCCCTCACTCGCGGAACGCAACCTCATCGGACGACTCGACCAGCTGCCCCTGTTCTACGGTACCGCCATCTTCGCCTTCGAAGGGATTGCGCTTGTGCTGCCACTGCAGAACGAGATGAAACATCCGGCCGACTTTGGCAAACCGTGCGGTGTGCTGAACATCGGCAGCTCCTTCATCATTTTGCTGTTCACCACGTTCGGATTCTTCGGCTACTGGCAGTGGGGTGAAGCTGTCCAGGGCAGTCTCACCCTGAACCTGCCAGATAATGAGAT ACTGGCGGAGAGTGTGAAGATCATGATTGCTACTGGCGTTCTGCTCGGTTATGCGCTGCAGTTCTTCGTCGCGATCATGATCATGTGGCCGATGGTGGAAAGTCGTGTTGAGCTCGCTAGTCGACATCCCGTACGCTGTGAGATGGTGTTCCGTGTCATTATGGTGCTGGTAACTT TCCTGATTGCGGAGTGTGTCCCAAACCTTGGTGCCTTCATCTCCCTTATCGGTGCCTTCTGCTCGTCCTCGCTGGCTCTCATGTTTCCGCCCCTGATCGAGCTGATCGTTGCCTGGACGAATGGGAAGTTGACCGTGTGGTTGGTGCTGAAAAATGTCGTCATTCTGCTGTTGGCTTTGCTCGGCTTTGCTACCGGAACGTACGAAAGCATGTCTGCGCTTGCCAAAGATTTTTAA
- the LOC118502904 gene encoding uncharacterized protein LOC118502904 — MDKKKKAALLKKRFADEHIKALEKFQCSFSENVANEVLDALECLERYKEEYFAAITQLMELDDSNEAIEVCIQERIAMDDRCRHVRAFLRDRQPKESNLLGESTLLPSSSTFAFSKPNASNLRLPKIDLPIFDGDYSKWLSFRDRFIAMIDASTELPSISKLQYLLSSLRGEAAIPYEHTTLTADNYSITWASLLNRYDNSRMLIREYYRALHHFPAVQTECVDELAHLVDEFGRHVNGLVKLHEPIEHWDTPLSNMLLMKLDPSTILAWEKHSVNHDKDKYKEVIDFLHERIRILKSSQRFSGEARPTAIKVAGNQRHSATHRRSITNNASMEHTPTSFSSFHQPKCPLACADNHSLRNCPVFLSYDTQQRRNLVKSKGLCWNCLSGSHLAKVCRSYYSCRSCHERHHTLLHQTAQPKVTLAAHAEDEAVFLETAVVLVADDYGNHHEARALLDSGSMSNFMSERLARKLITTRTKVNVSVSDIGKTVQHVRGSITAIVRSKAHHFSTQLEFLILDTPSADIPTSPINVSSWDMPNVTLADPTYHIPGMVDIVIGGDAFWELHTGHKRSLRPGGPWLVETQFGWAVAGNTSQSSHTPRICHVATTDNSLEAIMTRFWETESILDDPALSTEEDSCEKHYASTTTHSWH; from the exons ATggataaaaagaagaaggcagcCTTGTTGAAGAAGCGCTTTGCGGATGAGCATATTAAGGCGCTGGAGAAATTTCAATGTTCTTTCTCCGAAAATGTGGCAAATGAGGTGCTGGATGCATTAGAATGCTTGGAACGGTATAAGGAGGAATATTTCGCCGCGATAACGCAGTTAATGGAGTTGGACGATAGCAACGAGGCTATCGAAGTATGCATACAGGAGAGGATCGCGATGGACGATCGATGTCGTCATGTGCGTGCGTTTTTACGAGACCGGCAGCCAAAGGAGTCGAACCTTCTCGGGGAATCGACGCTATTACCAAGTTCATCGACCTTCGCGTTTAGCAAACCAAATGCGTCGAACCTTCGTCTCCCGAAAATCGATCTACCTATCTTCGATGGCGATTATTCTAAATGGCTGTCCTTTCGCGACCGATTCATAGCCATGATCGACGCATCGACCGAGCTTCCTTCCATTTCGAAGCTTCAATATCTTTTATCTTCTTTACGTGGTGAAGCTGCTATACCATACGAACACACAACGTTGACGGCAGACAATTATTCAATTACATGGGCATCACTTTTGAATCGATACGATAATTCCCGCATGCTGATACGAGAGTATTACCGCGCTTTGCACCACTTCCCGGCTGTGCAAACGGAATGCGTCGATGAATTGGCACATCTAGTCGATGAATTTGGGCGACACGTTAATGGTTTAGTGAAACTGCACGAGCCTATCGAACATTGGGATACACCGCTATCGAATATGCTGCTCATGAAGCTGGATCCGTCAACAATACTGGCCTGGGAGAAGCATTCTGTGAACCACGATAAGGATAAGTACAAGGAAGTTATCGACTTTTTACACGAGCGGATACGCATCTTGAAGTCTTCCCAAAGGTTTTCTGGTGAAGCACGCCCAACTGCGAtcaaggtggccggcaaccAACGTCACTCTGCAACACATCGGAGATCGATAACTAACAATGCTTCCATGGAACATACACCAACCAGTTTTTCATCCTTTCACCAACCGAAATGCCCACTAGCGTGTGCCGACAATCATTCACTACGCAACTGTCCAGTATTTCTCAGCTACGATACACAGCAACGACGGAACCTAGTCAAATCAAAGGGGCTATGCTGGAACTGCCTTAGTGGATCCCATTTGGCAAAGGTTTGCAGATCGTATTATTCTTGCCGTTCGTGCCACGAACGCCACCATACGCTGCTACATCAAACAGCACAACCGAAGGTTACTCTGGCCGCTCATGCAGAGGATGAAGCTGTATTCCTCGAAACAGCTGTAGTGCTTGTTGCTGACGATTATGGGAATCATCACGAGGCGAGAGCGCTTCTCGATTCGGGCTCGATGTCCAACTTTATGTCGGAGAGACTGGCTCGGAAACTTATAACCACCCGCACCAAGGTGAATGTTTCGGTTTCTGACATCGGGAAAACAGTGCAGCATGTAAGGGGATCGATCACGGCAATCGTTCGATCCAAGGCACATCACTTCAGCACCCAATTGGAATTTCTCATATTGGACACCCCGTCGGCGGATATACCTACCTCACCAATCAACGTGTCTTCCTGGGACATGCCTAATGTGACTCTAGCGGATCCAACCTATCACATTCCCGGCATGGTTGATATCGTCATTGGAGGTGACgcgttctgggagctgcatACGGGTCACAAGCGTTCATTACGCCCTGGTGGTCCATGGCTAGTGGAGACGCAATTCGGATGGGCTGTGGCAGGAAATACGTCACAGTCATCACACACCCCTCGGATCTGTCATGTGGCGACGACCGACAACTCTTTGGAAGCAATCATGACACGCTTTTGGGAAACCGAGAGCATACTTGATGATCCTGCTTTATCTACGGAAGAGGACAGCTGCGAGAAGCATTACGCTTCTACGACAACTC ATTCTTGGCACTAG
- the LOC118511331 gene encoding proton-coupled amino acid transporter-like protein CG1139 isoform X1: MWSVAMICDCGRARSDVVCKNVPNKAWTMPVAISIYVARHLDIVNHFPPHNGNAVAENGGQKHASGQPEPSVELQHMAADHVHHYHHRERPGHGYVEDVITTQGVQPHHKTSYAETMMHLFKGNIGTGCYAMGDAFMNGGLVLATVLTLFIGFVCVHCQHVLLNCAEQMQARKREEDAKEQTHGTIATVEANNGKPLEVKPTSKVPPVSEPLDFADTVALCFAYGPPSVRPWATAMKNAVNIFICVTQLGFCCIYFVFISSNFKQIADRYEIELDVHVHMALLVVPIVLTSIITKLKFLSYCSLAANVFMTLGIGITFYYASQELPSLAERNLIGRLDQLPLFYGTAIFAFEGIALVLPLQNEMKHPADFGKPCGVLNIGSSFIILLFTTFGFFGYWQWGEAVQGSLTLNLPDNEILAESVKIMIATGVLLGYALQFFVAIMIMWPMVESRVELASRHPVRCEMVFRVIMVLVTFLIAECVPNLGAFISLIGAFCSSSLALMFPPLIELIVAWTNGKLTVWLVLKNVVILLLALLGFATGTYESMSALAKDF, translated from the exons ATGTGGAGTGTTGCGATGATTTGTGATTGTGGACGGGCACGGAGTGATGTTGTTTGTA AAAACGTCCCCAATAAAGCGTGGACGATGCCGGTGGCAATTTCAATTTACGTCGCACGTCATCTTGACATCGTCAACCATTTCCCACCTCACAATGGAAACGCGGTGGCGGAAAACGGCGGTCAGAAACACGCGTCAGGACAACCGGAACCATCGGTGGAACTGCAGCATATGGCGGCGGATCACGTACACCACTATCACCACCGTGAACGGCCCGGCCATGGCTATGTGGAGGACGTGATCACGACGCAGGGCGTCCAGCCGCACCACAAGACCAGCTACGCCGAAACGATGATGCACCTGTTCAAGGGAAACATCGGTACCGGTTGCTACGCGATGGGCGATGCGTTCATGAACGGTGGACTGGTGCTGGCCACCGTACTGACCCTGTTCATCGGGTTCGTCTGCGTGCACTGCCAGCATGTGCTGTTGAACTGTGCCGAGCAGATGCAGGCCCGAAAACGGGAAGAGGACGCAAAGGAGCAAACGCACGGGACGATCGCCACGGTGGAAGCGAACAATGGCAAACCGTTGGAGGTGAAGCCTACGTCCAAGGTACCGCCGGTGTCGGAACCGCTCGACTTTGCCGATACGGTAGCACTCTGCTTCGCGTACGGTCCACCATCCGTCCGACCGTGGGCAACGGCGATGAAGAACGCGGTTAACATCTTTATCTGCGTGACACAGCTCGGCTTCTGCTGCATCTACTTCGTGTTCATCAGCTCGAACTTCAAGCAGATCGCCGACCGGTACGAGATCGAGCTGGACGTGCACGTCCACATGGCGCTGCTCGTGGTACCGATCGTGCTGACCTCCATCATCACCAAGCTGAAGTTCCTGTCGTACTGTTCGCTCGCCGCCAACGTCTTCATGACGCTCGGCATCGGCATCACGTTCTACTACGCCTCCCAAGAGCTTCCCTCACTCGCGGAACGCAACCTCATCGGACGACTCGACCAGCTGCCCCTGTTCTACGGTACCGCCATCTTCGCCTTCGAAGGGATTGCGCTTGTGCTGCCACTGCAGAACGAGATGAAACATCCGGCCGACTTTGGCAAACCGTGCGGTGTGCTGAACATCGGCAGCTCCTTCATCATTTTGCTGTTCACCACGTTCGGATTCTTCGGCTACTGGCAGTGGGGTGAAGCTGTCCAGGGCAGTCTCACCCTGAACCTGCCAGATAATGAGAT ACTGGCGGAGAGTGTGAAGATCATGATTGCTACTGGCGTTCTGCTCGGTTATGCGCTGCAGTTCTTCGTCGCGATCATGATCATGTGGCCGATGGTGGAAAGTCGTGTTGAGCTCGCTAGTCGACATCCCGTACGCTGTGAGATGGTGTTCCGTGTCATTATGGTGCTGGTAACTT TCCTGATTGCGGAGTGTGTCCCAAACCTTGGTGCCTTCATCTCCCTTATCGGTGCCTTCTGCTCGTCCTCGCTGGCTCTCATGTTTCCGCCCCTGATCGAGCTGATCGTTGCCTGGACGAATGGGAAGTTGACCGTGTGGTTGGTGCTGAAAAATGTCGTCATTCTGCTGTTGGCTTTGCTCGGCTTTGCTACCGGAACGTACGAAAGCATGTCTGCGCTTGCCAAAGATTTTTAA
- the LOC118511331 gene encoding proton-coupled amino acid transporter-like protein CG1139 isoform X2 yields MPVAISIYVARHLDIVNHFPPHNGNAVAENGGQKHASGQPEPSVELQHMAADHVHHYHHRERPGHGYVEDVITTQGVQPHHKTSYAETMMHLFKGNIGTGCYAMGDAFMNGGLVLATVLTLFIGFVCVHCQHVLLNCAEQMQARKREEDAKEQTHGTIATVEANNGKPLEVKPTSKVPPVSEPLDFADTVALCFAYGPPSVRPWATAMKNAVNIFICVTQLGFCCIYFVFISSNFKQIADRYEIELDVHVHMALLVVPIVLTSIITKLKFLSYCSLAANVFMTLGIGITFYYASQELPSLAERNLIGRLDQLPLFYGTAIFAFEGIALVLPLQNEMKHPADFGKPCGVLNIGSSFIILLFTTFGFFGYWQWGEAVQGSLTLNLPDNEILAESVKIMIATGVLLGYALQFFVAIMIMWPMVESRVELASRHPVRCEMVFRVIMVLVTFLIAECVPNLGAFISLIGAFCSSSLALMFPPLIELIVAWTNGKLTVWLVLKNVVILLLALLGFATGTYESMSALAKDF; encoded by the exons ATGCCGGTGGCAATTTCAATTTACGTCGCACGTCATCTTGACATCGTCAACCATTTCCCACCTCACAATGGAAACGCGGTGGCGGAAAACGGCGGTCAGAAACACGCGTCAGGACAACCGGAACCATCGGTGGAACTGCAGCATATGGCGGCGGATCACGTACACCACTATCACCACCGTGAACGGCCCGGCCATGGCTATGTGGAGGACGTGATCACGACGCAGGGCGTCCAGCCGCACCACAAGACCAGCTACGCCGAAACGATGATGCACCTGTTCAAGGGAAACATCGGTACCGGTTGCTACGCGATGGGCGATGCGTTCATGAACGGTGGACTGGTGCTGGCCACCGTACTGACCCTGTTCATCGGGTTCGTCTGCGTGCACTGCCAGCATGTGCTGTTGAACTGTGCCGAGCAGATGCAGGCCCGAAAACGGGAAGAGGACGCAAAGGAGCAAACGCACGGGACGATCGCCACGGTGGAAGCGAACAATGGCAAACCGTTGGAGGTGAAGCCTACGTCCAAGGTACCGCCGGTGTCGGAACCGCTCGACTTTGCCGATACGGTAGCACTCTGCTTCGCGTACGGTCCACCATCCGTCCGACCGTGGGCAACGGCGATGAAGAACGCGGTTAACATCTTTATCTGCGTGACACAGCTCGGCTTCTGCTGCATCTACTTCGTGTTCATCAGCTCGAACTTCAAGCAGATCGCCGACCGGTACGAGATCGAGCTGGACGTGCACGTCCACATGGCGCTGCTCGTGGTACCGATCGTGCTGACCTCCATCATCACCAAGCTGAAGTTCCTGTCGTACTGTTCGCTCGCCGCCAACGTCTTCATGACGCTCGGCATCGGCATCACGTTCTACTACGCCTCCCAAGAGCTTCCCTCACTCGCGGAACGCAACCTCATCGGACGACTCGACCAGCTGCCCCTGTTCTACGGTACCGCCATCTTCGCCTTCGAAGGGATTGCGCTTGTGCTGCCACTGCAGAACGAGATGAAACATCCGGCCGACTTTGGCAAACCGTGCGGTGTGCTGAACATCGGCAGCTCCTTCATCATTTTGCTGTTCACCACGTTCGGATTCTTCGGCTACTGGCAGTGGGGTGAAGCTGTCCAGGGCAGTCTCACCCTGAACCTGCCAGATAATGAGAT ACTGGCGGAGAGTGTGAAGATCATGATTGCTACTGGCGTTCTGCTCGGTTATGCGCTGCAGTTCTTCGTCGCGATCATGATCATGTGGCCGATGGTGGAAAGTCGTGTTGAGCTCGCTAGTCGACATCCCGTACGCTGTGAGATGGTGTTCCGTGTCATTATGGTGCTGGTAACTT TCCTGATTGCGGAGTGTGTCCCAAACCTTGGTGCCTTCATCTCCCTTATCGGTGCCTTCTGCTCGTCCTCGCTGGCTCTCATGTTTCCGCCCCTGATCGAGCTGATCGTTGCCTGGACGAATGGGAAGTTGACCGTGTGGTTGGTGCTGAAAAATGTCGTCATTCTGCTGTTGGCTTTGCTCGGCTTTGCTACCGGAACGTACGAAAGCATGTCTGCGCTTGCCAAAGATTTTTAA
- the LOC118511352 gene encoding 40S ribosomal protein S15Aa — protein sequence MVRISVLADALKCINNAEKRGKRQVLLRPNSKVVVRFLTVMMKHGYIGEFEIVDDHRSGKVVVNLTGRLNKAGIISPRFDVKLEDIERWTNNLLPSRQFGYVVLTTSGGIMDHEEARRKHLGGKILGYFF from the exons ATGGTCCGTATCAGCGTGCTGGCCGATGCCCTCAAGTGCATCAACAATGCGGAAAAGCGTGGCAAGCGCCAGGTGCTTCTCCGACCCAACTCGAAGGTCGTCGTCAGGTTCCTGACCGTCATGATGAAGCACGGCTACATCGGCGAGTTTGAAATTGTGGACGATCATCGCAGCGGCAAGGTGGTGGTCAACCTGACCGGCCGCCTGAACAAGGCCGGTATCATCTCGCCCCGTTTCGACGTCAAGCTAGAAGATATCGAACGGTGGACGAACAATCTGCTGCCCTCCCGTCAGTTTGG CTACGTTGTCCTGACTACCAGCGGTGGTATTATGGATCACGAGGAAGCCAGGAGGAAGCATCTCGGAGGCAAGATTCTGGGATATTTCTTCTAA